The Trueperaceae bacterium genome includes a window with the following:
- a CDS encoding MFS transporter: MQLSLALPLVTLYAVELGASAALTGLLLTSGFILPTFASIAVGRWLDRVGTKRGTRLGSLGFLAAPLLAAISPSLATLTLAHVTIGMAQVASVIGVQQYVAGIPTARERSFGVFATFVSIGQRVGPSLLGIGLAIHDDRWLLVFTSTLGLVSLLATTAIPGTHAYAASNPPSATDSHGAARHAASHVARPAARTEATEGRDDATLWTTLRSRSAAGTLAASFATLFALAVHQTFFPVDLERQDVPPTRLGIIIAMRGLASVAIRPFLATLTRLVGTHARLLAGAMLVTAVGLVTIPISGHVAH, from the coding sequence ATCCAGCTCTCGCTCGCCTTGCCGCTCGTCACCTTGTACGCCGTCGAACTTGGTGCGTCCGCCGCCCTCACCGGCCTGCTGCTGACGAGCGGCTTCATCCTCCCGACCTTCGCGTCCATCGCCGTCGGTCGCTGGCTCGACCGCGTGGGCACGAAGCGCGGCACGCGCCTCGGATCCCTCGGGTTCCTCGCCGCTCCCCTCCTCGCTGCAATCAGCCCCTCACTTGCCACCCTTACCCTCGCGCACGTCACGATCGGCATGGCGCAAGTCGCCAGCGTCATTGGCGTGCAACAGTACGTCGCCGGCATCCCTACCGCCCGCGAACGCAGCTTTGGGGTGTTCGCCACGTTCGTTTCGATCGGGCAACGAGTCGGACCCAGCCTCCTCGGCATCGGGCTCGCCATCCACGACGATCGCTGGCTACTCGTCTTCACCAGTACCCTCGGCCTCGTCAGCCTGCTCGCCACCACCGCCATTCCCGGCACGCACGCCTACGCTGCCAGCAACCCGCCTTCCGCGACCGACTCGCATGGGGCTGCACGCCACGCAGCCAGCCACGTAGCCCGTCCCGCGGCGCGCACGGAAGCCACCGAAGGACGGGATGATGCAACGCTATGGACGACCCTCCGAAGTCGCTCGGCCGCCGGCACGCTTGCCGCGAGCTTCGCTACGCTCTTCGCCCTCGCCGTGCACCAAACCTTCTTCCCCGTCGACCTCGAACGGCAAGACGTTCCACCCACACGGCTCGGCATCATCATCGCCATGCGCGGCTTGGCTTCCGTCGCCATTCGCCCTTTCCTCGCCACCCTCACGCGCCTCGTGGGCACCCACGCACGGCTCCTTGCGGGCGCCATGCTGGTCACCGCGGTGGGTCT